The following nucleotide sequence is from Leopardus geoffroyi isolate Oge1 chromosome D4, O.geoffroyi_Oge1_pat1.0, whole genome shotgun sequence.
CTCACTTCTTACAGGTACATCCTGGATGCCCCACCTCTCTACAAAGGGCATCCCATTCTTGGGGCAACTTCTGTCTCTATTTGGCTGACCCACATAAAGCATAGCCTGTATTTCACACTCCATTCTGTTTAATAACCCTGTTCTAACCCCAGGCTCAAGCCCTGCCCCTAAAACTGGGCTCTCCACACTTGAGGCCAGTGTTTTAACAGCCTCCAGGTTCTTTTGGACACTGTCCCACCCCAAGCCCTGCCCCATTATGCCCCACCCCCATGAGGCTCCACCTAGCTTTGCCCACTGCTCCCCTCAGGGTGTGATTTGGTGTTGGTCGCACCCCCTTTTCTGGATGGAGGTGGTCCTGCTCAGGTGTGTGGAGGGCCCTAAGGAGTGGGGCCTCACCTCAGCAGAGGAGTAGCCAGAAGAGGAATATCTGGACATGTCAAAGTCATCATCGCTGGTGgtggaagaaagaagacagagaggtAGTGATTCCctgatattaaatattaaaactccCTGCATCCTACTTCCTAACCCCTTAGTCAATACCTAATACCCCTCCCCTATGCTTTCAAATAACAGATCTAAATAAAAATTGTGCTTGCCGCACAAATGCTCAGCTTCCCTAGCCCCACCCTTCTAAAATTGCCACCCTTAACCTCCTCCTAAATAGAGCTGTACACCCTTTGCCCCCATCCTCTCACCTTTTTTCTAGTCTCAAACCCCCCATGGCTTGTTGGGTTTTCCCAAAGTTCAAGTGTAGCCAGGTGTGTTCCCAGCAGCAGGGAACATCGAATCAGGGCCTATTCAAGGGGGCAGCTATTGGGTCACTTGTCCCAGGATAGCATCAGACTGTACCaacccccttttcctctctctgctcttcccacctCCAGATAAAAAATTCCATTCCCTGGAGGATTCATCCTTGGAGAGCTCCTGGCTATCTGAGGAACAGCCCAATTGTTCTGACAATATAGCAGGTATGGCCTGTACAGCCCACTTGTATGTTCACACAAGTTTCTGTGGCTTGCCTGGCTGCCGCAACATCCCCGTACACACCTGTCCGTGTCAAGGGCGACCAGTGGCTTTTCATCTGGGCTCTGGTCAAGCGAGGAGTAGCCTTTATTGGGGACGACAAGCCTGGGTAGAAAATTTAGGGGATTGGATTGGCAACTGGAGCATGTAGCCTGGTAAGGAACAGGGTTAGGCCCTGACCCACCACTCCCCCCTGTCCCTTGGATCCTGTTGAGACTCTCCTCTCAGAGAGGAACTGGgactgaggagggagggaagaaggagaagcgTAGGACcagcagaaataaatgttgaCTGGCAGGGTCCAGGTGGGATTGGGGGGCCTCTACCTTGTCCGGGCCATGACATTGTTCTTCTTGGGTTGCTGGTTGACGGGACTACCCATGCTGCCATTCTTCAGAGAGCCCTTCCGGGCCAGCTCCCGCTGCTTCTCTGCAGGAGAACATGGGAAGGAAGCTGTGTCCTGCTCCCAGGGCCACCCTACCTCACTGCTCagggctggctgggctgggcctCCATTGTGAAACCCCTTCCTTCTCTAGGAACTGAGGCAGGGATCCCAACTCCAGGCCCTGCTGCTTGGTGGAGACAGTACTTGGCCCTGCACAACCTGAGGCAGATAGTGAGGGGCAACAGGAAGAGGCTGACTCCTGTCTTCCAGGAGCTGTACTCCAATGTGGGGCAGTTAGTGTGTGCTTGATGCCAAAGAAAGGCTGGAGAGGGAGTGATGAAGGAGAAGGATGGAGAAGTCAAGGCTTCTTGCAGAGGAGAGAGGGCGGCATTTTAAGAAGGAGGGATTGCATATACAAAAATGCATTTAGAAGTGAAGAGAATAAGTATGGCTCCAGATGGGATGGAGGAGTGAAGTTGGAGGGAGGTCAGGTTAGAAAATTAGGATACATTTACTCAGGCATTTATTCAAAAACCATCCATCACCATTATGTCTTAGGTCCTGTGCTAAGGGGTTGGGGGCTCTGGTTACAACCCAGAGCAtgaaggccttgaatgccagacAGGAGTTTGGCATTAATGCAGAAGCCAAATGAGCAACTGAAATTGTTGAGTGAGAGGGGCAGAATGTGGCtaggtgggtgaggggcaggaggctggggagctCCTCTGGCTATACTTCTGACTGTGGTGCCAGCCTCTGAGTTCTCCAAGGCTCTAGAGTCTACCAGATCCATGGAGCTGGTCACCAGGTGACCCTCTGCCTAGTATGTGGCACTGTTACCAGTAGCCAGTAGCTGCCTGGGTCCTGAAGGAGGCCTGTCTACCCTTTCCTATTCATCTTAAGCCCAGATGTGGAAAAAGGGATGATGAGTGGAGAGGGATactaggggaaagctctcataaAATAACTACTAGCTCCAGATTGGAAGGATGGAATAGGAATTTCCAGCTACTGTGACTCTGAAATTTCCCCTGATCTCCATGTCTCTTAGTCTCTCATATCTCagtctctgaccctctctctgccactgctcATCTGATTCCAGTTTTTTCCCAGCTTCTTTCCAGCAGGCAGTAGCTGCCATTACCATTCCATGACTCTAGGGGGTGCAATTTGCCTTAAAGTTCCCAGTGGTGATTATCGTGAGTCCAACTGGGACGAGGTCGTGAATTTTCATGAGGAGCTTTGGTGGTAATATaatggggaggggaaaaaaagtgttattttaaaagcatgtttgaaatagtgaaaaaatgcaaacaataaacTGGAAAAACCAAACTATGGACTACTGTGCAACCATTTAAAAGTGtgaagttaggggcacctgggtaggtcagtcagttaagcatgtgactcttgatattggctcaggttgtgatctcatggtggtgggatagaaccttgcatcaggctctgtgctgggtgtggagcctgcttgggattctctttccctctctctgcccctctgctgctcatgagtgtgcatgtgtgcatgctttctctctcaaaataaaaaaataaacttaaaaaaaagtgtgaactTAATCTCTATGTACTGACATTGGCAGGGGCTCCAAGGCATTaagtggaaaacagaaacaaaaaacgttttagaaaaatgtgtacaGTATGATACCACTtgtgttaaaatagaaaataaaacaagaaaaactaaaaaggcTTAGAATGATTGTCTCTGGGAAGGAGAATGTGGTGAGGGAGAGTAAAAGGAGAAGTTAAAATACTTGTTAAACag
It contains:
- the FAM219A gene encoding protein FAM219A isoform X7; translated protein: MMEEIDRFQDPAAASISDGDCDAREEKQRELARKGSLKNGSMGSPVNQQPKKNNVMARTRLVVPNKGYSSLDQSPDEKPLVALDTDSDDDFDMSRYSSSGYSSAEQINQDLNIQLLKDGYRLDEIPDDEDLDLIPPKSVNPTCMCCQATSSTACHIQ
- the FAM219A gene encoding protein FAM219A isoform X8, translated to MMEEIDRFQDPAAASISDGDCDAREEKQRELARKGSLKNGSMGSPVNQQPKKNNVMARTRLVVPNKGYSSLDQSPDEKPLVALDTDSDDDFDMSRYSSSGYSSAEINQDLNIQLLKDGYRLDEIPDDEDLDLIPPKSVNPTCMCCQATSSTACHIQ